The Streptomyces taklimakanensis nucleotide sequence TCGTCGTCGTAGCGGCGCAACAGCACCTCGCACGCGCCGGCCAGGTCGTCCACGTGCAGGAACTCGCGGCGCGGCGTGCCGGTGCCCCACAGCACGACCTCCTTCGCGCCTCTCTCCCGCGCCTCGTGGAAACGGCGGATCAGGGCGGGCAGGACGTGCGAGGTCTCCGGGTCGAAGTTGTCGTTCGGCCCGTAGAGGTTGGTCGGCATCGCCGAGACGAAGGAGGCGCCGAACTGCCGCCGGTAGGACTGGACCTGGACGATGCCGGCGATCTTGGCGAGGGCATAGGCCCGGTTGGTCGGCTCCAGGGGGCCGGTCAGCAGGGCGTCCTCGGTGATCGGCTGGTCGGCGTGCCTGGGGTAGATGCAGCTCGATCCGAGGAAGAGCAGCCGGCGCACCCCGGCGGCGTGCGCCCCGGAGATCACGCCGAGCTGGATGTGGAGGTTGTCCTCCAGGAACGGGACGGGATACGTGCTGTTGGCCATGATCCCGCCGACCTTCGCGGCGGCCAGGACCACGGCGTCGGGCCGGGTGTCGCGCAGGTACGCGGCCGTGGCGACGCCGTCGCGCAGGTCGAGTTCGGCGCGGGAGCGGGTCAACACCGTGTAACCGCGGCCGGCCAGGTGCCGGGCCACGGCGGAGCCGACCAGACCTCGGTGTCCCGCGACGAAGACGCGGGCGGGCGGGGGCAGCAGATCGTCCATGGCGGGGATTGTGCCAGGGAACACCATGCTTTCATCCGACTTCTGGTGAAATACCGGCAGTCGGTGCCGTCGGCGCCGTCCCCCACGGCGGAACGGGCCCCGTTCCGCCGTGGGGGACGGCAGGGCGGGGCCGCACAACCGAACTCTCGTGGGGGGAGCACCATGCCGCGTACCGCTGTGATCACGGGCATCACCGGGCAGGACGGCTCGTACCTGGCCGAACTGCTGCTGGGCAAGGGCTACACCGTGCACGGCCTGATGAGACGCTCGTCCAGCTTCAACACCGAGCGCATCGACCACATCTACGAGGACCCGCAGACGCCCGGCCGGCGACTGGTGCTGCACCACGTCGACCTCTCCGACGGGGTGGCGCTGGTGAACCTGCTGCGCGACGTCCGGCCCGACGAGGTGTACAACCTGGGTGCGCAGTCCCACGTCCGCGTCTCCTTCGACGCCCCGCTCTACACCGGTGACGTGACCGGCCTGGGCGCCTTACGGTTGCTGGAGGCCATCCGCGCCGGCGGCGTGGAGACCCGGCTGTACCAGGCCTCCTCCTCGGAGATGTTCGGCTCCACCCCGCCCCCGCAGAACGAGACCACCCCCTTCCACCCCCGCAGCCCCTACGGCTGCGCCAAGGTCATGGCGTACTGGGCGACCGTCAACTACCGGGAGGCGTACGGGATGCACGCCGTCAACGGCATCCTCTTCAACCACGAGAGCCCGCGCCGCGGCGAGACCTTCGTCACCCGCAAGATCACCCGTGCCGTCGCCCGCATCCGGGCCGGCCTCCAGGAGCACCTGTACCTGGGCAACCTCGACGCCGTCCGCGACTGGGGGTACGCCCCCGAGTACGTCGAGGCCATGTGGCGCATGCTCCAGCGGGACGAGCCCGACGACTACGTGGTGGCCACCGGGGTGGCGGCGACCGTCCGCGACTTCCTCGACGCGGCCTTCGGCGCCGTCGGCCTGGACTGGGAGCGACACGTCCGCCACGACCCCAAGTACGAGCGTCCCACCGAGGTGGACGCCCTGATCGGCGACGCCTCCAAGGCCCAGAAGCTGCTGGACTGGTCGCCCGAGGTGCGCTACGACGAACTGGCCCGGATCATGGTCGAGGCCGATGTGGCGCAACTGGAGGCCGAGCTCTCCGGACGCCGGGTGCGGGTGGACCGGTGAGCGCCCCGGCCGCCCCGCGCCGGCTGCGCGGTTTCACGGGGGCCGGCTACGACAAGCAGCGCGGTGTGCTGGTCCAGGCCGCCTGGTTCGCGGTGCTCAACCTGGTCTTCGTCAAGTGGTGGCTCCCGCCGCGCTGGCGTCCGGCGCTGCTGCGGGCGTTCGGCGCCCGGGTGGGGGAGCGGGTCCTGATCCGTCATCGGGCGCGCGTCCAGTGGCCGTGGAAGCTGACGATCGGCGACGACGTCTGGATCGGTGAGGGCGCCTGGCTGATCAACCTGGAGCCGATCACGATCGACAGTGACGTGTGCGTCTCCCAGGAGGCCGTGCTCTGCACCGGGAGCCATCGGAGGCACTCGCCCACCTTCGAGTTCGACAACGCGCCGATCCACCTGGAGAGCGGTGCCTGGGTGGCCGCCCGCGCCATGGTGCTGCGCGGTGTCACCGTCGGCGCGGGCGCGGTGGTCGGTGCCGGGGCGGTCGCCCATCGCGACCTGCCGGCCGGTGCCGTGCACACCGTCGGGAGGGATCGTTGAGGATCGTCCACACCGTCACCCTGGTCGGCGACGACGGGGCGTACGGTGGCCCGGTCAGCGTGGCCACCGGACAACTCGCCGAACTCGCCGCCCGCGGCCACGACGTCACCCTGGTGTCGCTGTGGCGGGGGCGCGCGGCTCCGCCGCGCACCGCGGGCGGCGTTCCGCTGCGCGCCCCCCGCGCCCGCACGCTGGTGCCCGGACAGGGGTTCCTCGGCCTGTTCAACCCCCGCCTGGCCGTCACCCTGTGGCGGCAGACGGCCCGGGCCGACGTGCTGCACGTCCACGCCGGACGGGACCTGGTCTCGCTCGCCGCGCTCGCCGTCGCGGTGCTGCGTCGCCGCCCGTTCGTGGTGCAGACCCACGGCATGGTCCAGCCCCGCCGCTCGGCCGCGGTCCGCCTCTTCGACCGCTGCTACGTGCCGTTGCTGCGCAGGGCCCGCGCCGCGTTGGTGCTGACCGAGGAGGAGGAGACCGGGCTGCGCAGGGTACTGCGGCCGGGTGGCCCGCCGATGGTCAGGCTGCCCAACGGCGTGCGCGTCCCGCCCGGCGAGGCGGGGGTTCCGGACCCCGAGGCCGCCGCCGACGCCGACGCCGAGGGGGCGACCGGTGCGACCGGGACGGACGTGCTCTTCCTGGCCCGTCTGCATCCGGTCAAGCGCCCCGAGGCGTTCGTGCGCATGGCGGCGCTGGTCCACCGCAAGCACCCCGAGACGACCTTCACCCTGCACGGCGCGGACGAGGGTCGGCTGGCGGAGGTGCTGCGCCTGGTCGCGGAGGAGG carries:
- a CDS encoding glycosyltransferase: MRIVHTVTLVGDDGAYGGPVSVATGQLAELAARGHDVTLVSLWRGRAAPPRTAGGVPLRAPRARTLVPGQGFLGLFNPRLAVTLWRQTARADVLHVHAGRDLVSLAALAVAVLRRRPFVVQTHGMVQPRRSAAVRLFDRCYVPLLRRARAALVLTEEEETGLRRVLRPGGPPMVRLPNGVRVPPGEAGVPDPEAAADADAEGATGATGTDVLFLARLHPVKRPEAFVRMAALVHRKHPETTFTLHGADEGRLAEVLRLVAEEGLTGTVEYGGPLDHAAALRRLARATVYVLPSEAEVFPMSLLEGLAAGTPVVCTRTCGLAPELERRGAALVTDGTPERLAEAVLALLEDGELSARTARAGRAAVAEKYSITSVVGRLEGLYGTIAGSGGSDAGRPG
- a CDS encoding GDP-L-fucose synthase family protein — its product is MDDLLPPPARVFVAGHRGLVGSAVARHLAGRGYTVLTRSRAELDLRDGVATAAYLRDTRPDAVVLAAAKVGGIMANSTYPVPFLEDNLHIQLGVISGAHAAGVRRLLFLGSSCIYPRHADQPITEDALLTGPLEPTNRAYALAKIAGIVQVQSYRRQFGASFVSAMPTNLYGPNDNFDPETSHVLPALIRRFHEARERGAKEVVLWGTGTPRREFLHVDDLAGACEVLLRRYDDDAPVNVGCGADLTIRELAETVASVVGYEGRIAFDATRPDGTPRKLLDVSRIRALGWSPSIGLEEGIAATYRAWRTSAEPA
- a CDS encoding putative colanic acid biosynthesis acetyltransferase; amino-acid sequence: MSAPAAPRRLRGFTGAGYDKQRGVLVQAAWFAVLNLVFVKWWLPPRWRPALLRAFGARVGERVLIRHRARVQWPWKLTIGDDVWIGEGAWLINLEPITIDSDVCVSQEAVLCTGSHRRHSPTFEFDNAPIHLESGAWVAARAMVLRGVTVGAGAVVGAGAVAHRDLPAGAVHTVGRDR
- the gmd gene encoding GDP-mannose 4,6-dehydratase — translated: MPRTAVITGITGQDGSYLAELLLGKGYTVHGLMRRSSSFNTERIDHIYEDPQTPGRRLVLHHVDLSDGVALVNLLRDVRPDEVYNLGAQSHVRVSFDAPLYTGDVTGLGALRLLEAIRAGGVETRLYQASSSEMFGSTPPPQNETTPFHPRSPYGCAKVMAYWATVNYREAYGMHAVNGILFNHESPRRGETFVTRKITRAVARIRAGLQEHLYLGNLDAVRDWGYAPEYVEAMWRMLQRDEPDDYVVATGVAATVRDFLDAAFGAVGLDWERHVRHDPKYERPTEVDALIGDASKAQKLLDWSPEVRYDELARIMVEADVAQLEAELSGRRVRVDR